Proteins encoded within one genomic window of Candidatus Scalindua japonica:
- the radA gene encoding DNA repair protein RadA translates to MAKFSTIFVCRQCGWKTNKWVGRCSGCEEWDSMTEEINESAFTHPLPEYDIENPVSISDIKSVSKLRTHTYIEEFDRILGGGIVAGSAILIGGTPGIGKSTLLLQVCQKFSEQDYLSLYVTGEESTAQIKLRADRLNVTSNNIFLVAENNLNVILEHIRKFKPKLVIIDSVQAVFKPDLESSPGTVSQVRQCANELIQISKKTDSSIFLVGHVTKEGMIAGPKVLEHLVDTVLYFEGEKFMSFRVLRAVKNRYGSTNEIGIFEMCKNGLREVKDPSEIFLSRTHSLSSGAVIISCIEGTRALLVEVQALVTRSSFGMPGRKVTGVDHNRVTMIIAVLEKRTGLLLGGYDIFVNVVGGVKIDEPAADLAIAIAIASSYKDVTIPGNTIIIGELGLGGEVRGVSQFDSRIKEAARLGFENAIIPKDNSKNSSKTESLKMAEVSSLAEAIDKFC, encoded by the coding sequence ATGGCAAAATTCAGTACTATTTTTGTCTGCAGGCAATGTGGATGGAAAACGAATAAGTGGGTAGGTCGATGCTCTGGTTGTGAAGAGTGGGATTCAATGACAGAAGAGATAAATGAATCTGCATTTACACACCCCCTTCCGGAATATGATATTGAAAACCCCGTCTCTATTTCAGATATAAAGTCGGTTAGTAAGCTCAGAACTCATACTTACATCGAAGAGTTTGATAGGATTCTTGGTGGTGGTATTGTCGCGGGTTCCGCAATTTTGATAGGCGGTACACCGGGAATTGGGAAATCAACGCTCTTATTACAAGTATGCCAGAAATTCAGTGAACAGGACTACCTGTCTTTGTACGTAACAGGAGAAGAATCAACCGCGCAGATAAAATTGCGTGCGGACAGGCTCAATGTCACATCGAATAATATTTTTTTGGTTGCAGAAAACAATTTAAATGTTATTCTTGAACACATCAGAAAATTCAAACCCAAGCTCGTTATAATCGACTCAGTGCAAGCTGTGTTCAAGCCAGACCTTGAATCATCACCGGGAACAGTTTCGCAAGTCAGACAATGTGCTAATGAACTGATACAAATATCAAAAAAAACGGATTCATCTATTTTTCTGGTTGGACATGTTACCAAAGAAGGGATGATTGCCGGGCCCAAGGTTTTGGAGCACTTAGTTGATACAGTATTGTACTTTGAAGGCGAAAAATTTATGTCGTTCAGAGTACTCAGAGCTGTGAAAAATCGCTATGGGTCAACAAATGAAATAGGGATCTTCGAGATGTGTAAGAATGGGCTTCGAGAAGTTAAAGACCCTTCAGAGATATTCCTCTCAAGAACGCATAGCTTAAGCTCAGGCGCTGTAATCATTTCATGTATTGAAGGCACAAGGGCTCTGCTAGTAGAAGTACAGGCATTGGTAACCAGGTCGAGCTTTGGAATGCCGGGACGTAAAGTAACCGGCGTTGATCATAATCGAGTGACTATGATTATAGCAGTGTTGGAAAAAAGAACGGGGCTTCTTCTGGGAGGATATGATATCTTTGTAAATGTTGTTGGCGGTGTAAAAATAGATGAACCGGCGGCAGATCTTGCAATTGCAATCGCAATCGCATCCAGTTATAAGGATGTAACAATACCCGGTAACACTATCATAATAGGTGAGTTGGGCTTAGGCGGCGAAGTAAGAGGAGTGAGTCAATTTGATAGCAGGATAAAAGAAGCGGCCAGACTTGGGTTTGAAAATGCGATAATTCCAAAAGATAATTCCAAAAACTCTTCAAAAACAGAATCTCTTAAAATGGCCGAGGTCTCTTCTCTGGCAGAAGCAATTGATAAATTTTGTTAG
- a CDS encoding SHOCT domain-containing protein yields MKQYFSFKFIPLLLLLSLVFGCDTFNSFNKKTYKKSNIVGATVDDHNASVEIREEIDENGDVIKKNYNHPYYFTGGGLANILSSIYYTQKSIILGSKGKKQLYKKEELQNIIPPIISAFSMANDSQDILVFSTSDKVLLADAQSYFSMFISNNELNIVFSDILNKKSISDGRSFRKSNKSKFKDPFEVKRSGRWNLIPMEGQRFAPGHQNWLIIDLSSNLYGVTGRGEAVDKVNENSLQTGGRTRSIERKVRTSNNFIEEKQKYQDVRDKLRELKVLSDEGLISEEDYELKKKDLLNEF; encoded by the coding sequence ATGAAACAATATTTTTCATTTAAATTTATACCTTTACTTCTGTTGCTCTCTCTTGTATTTGGCTGCGACACATTTAATTCATTTAATAAAAAGACTTATAAAAAAAGTAATATAGTAGGTGCAACGGTCGATGATCATAATGCTTCTGTCGAGATACGGGAAGAAATTGATGAAAACGGAGATGTGATAAAGAAAAACTATAATCATCCCTATTATTTTACAGGAGGTGGGCTGGCGAATATCCTTTCGTCCATTTATTATACACAGAAATCAATAATTTTGGGTAGCAAAGGGAAAAAGCAATTATATAAAAAGGAAGAGCTACAGAATATTATACCTCCAATCATTAGTGCGTTTTCAATGGCCAATGATTCTCAGGATATTTTAGTTTTTTCTACTTCTGACAAGGTACTTTTGGCTGATGCTCAAAGTTATTTTAGTATGTTTATTTCAAATAACGAGCTCAACATTGTATTTAGCGATATTCTAAATAAAAAAAGTATATCTGATGGAAGGTCATTTAGAAAAAGTAATAAGAGTAAGTTTAAGGACCCGTTTGAAGTTAAGAGGAGTGGTCGCTGGAACCTTATTCCGATGGAAGGACAACGGTTTGCGCCGGGACATCAAAACTGGCTCATTATAGATTTGAGTAGTAATTTGTATGGTGTCACCGGTCGTGGTGAGGCAGTTGATAAGGTAAATGAAAATTCTCTTCAGACAGGTGGTCGAACAAGATCTATTGAAAGAAAGGTAAGGACCAGCAATAACTTCATTGAAGAGAAGCAGAAATATCAAGATGTAAGAGACAAACTGAGAGAATTAAAAGTACTCAGTGATGAAGGATTAATTTCAGAAGAAGATTATGAATTGAAAAAAAAGGACCTTTTGAATGAGTTTTAA
- a CDS encoding ATP-dependent Clp protease ATP-binding subunit produces MFDKFTDRARKVMALAREEAKRFNHEYIGTEHILLGLVKEGSGVAANVLQNLDIDLKKIRMEVEKIVQAGPDLVSVGQLPFTPRVKKVLEYAMEEAKTMGHNYIGTEHQLLGLLREREGVAAQVLLNLGVKLEGVREEVIELLGTETTQGTKEKDEKKGKSKTPALDSFGRDLTLQAKEQTLDPVIGRQSIIERLIQVLSRRTKNNPVLIGEAGVGKTAIVEGLAQAVISGAVPELLREKRIVALDLAMMVAGTKYRGQFEERIKAVMGEVRRAKNIILFIDELHTLVGAGGAEGAIDASNVLKPALSRGEIQCIGATTLDEYRKYIEKDGALERRFQTVVVEPPSKEETVEILKGLKDRYEAHHKVQITDEAIKIATEYATRYITGRFLPDKAIDVIDEAGARVRLKATTHPPDLRHIEKEIGDLEKQKDESVALQDFERAAKLRDKADKLKKKKSDVEKEWRENSTEVDGTVDEAIITEVVSTMTGIPLKRMEAKEAKKLLNLEEELRKTVIGQENAITAVAKAVRRSRAGLQNPNRPSASFIFIGPSGVGKTLLSKALAKSLFGEEESLIQIDMSEYMEKHNVSRLIGAPPGYVGFEEGGQLTEKIRRRPYAVVLLDEIEKAHSDVFNMLLQVMEEGKLTDSFGRHIDFRNVIIIMTSNIGSDIIKNTSSLGFKNATGEQSYEAVREQLLEAVEKHFRPEFINRINDIAVFKDLAKEDLRKIVAIELESIRSRLDNYNITLTITQEASDFLIDKSHKPNYGARPLHRSIERLIEDPLSEEILKGKFKDGDSIEVKLGENELLFEEVTVKEELVASGLDSK; encoded by the coding sequence TTGAAAAAGATACGTATGGAGGTCGAAAAGATAGTCCAGGCAGGGCCCGATCTTGTTTCTGTTGGTCAGTTGCCTTTTACTCCAAGGGTAAAGAAGGTGTTAGAATACGCTATGGAAGAGGCAAAAACTATGGGGCATAACTACATAGGGACAGAACATCAACTACTTGGACTACTCAGGGAACGCGAAGGTGTCGCGGCGCAGGTTTTACTGAATCTAGGCGTAAAACTGGAAGGTGTCAGGGAAGAAGTAATTGAGCTTCTCGGGACTGAAACAACACAGGGCACTAAAGAAAAAGATGAAAAAAAAGGCAAGTCAAAGACGCCTGCACTTGATTCCTTCGGTCGTGATCTGACCTTGCAGGCGAAGGAACAGACATTAGACCCCGTTATTGGCAGGCAGTCTATTATCGAACGTTTGATACAGGTATTAAGTCGTCGAACAAAAAATAACCCGGTTTTAATAGGTGAGGCCGGAGTAGGAAAAACGGCCATAGTAGAAGGATTAGCGCAAGCAGTGATAAGCGGAGCGGTCCCGGAGCTTTTGCGTGAAAAAAGAATAGTTGCCCTGGATTTGGCAATGATGGTTGCGGGAACAAAATACCGCGGTCAATTTGAAGAGAGAATTAAAGCCGTAATGGGAGAGGTCCGCAGAGCTAAAAACATAATTCTTTTTATAGACGAACTTCATACACTTGTCGGTGCAGGAGGGGCGGAAGGAGCGATTGACGCGTCTAATGTCCTGAAGCCGGCCCTTTCCAGAGGAGAGATACAGTGTATCGGTGCAACCACTCTCGATGAATACAGGAAATATATTGAGAAAGACGGTGCGCTCGAAAGAAGATTTCAGACGGTAGTTGTCGAGCCTCCTTCGAAAGAAGAAACCGTTGAAATATTAAAAGGTTTAAAGGACAGGTATGAAGCACACCATAAGGTCCAAATAACAGATGAGGCAATAAAAATAGCAACAGAATATGCTACAAGGTATATTACAGGAAGGTTCCTGCCTGATAAAGCAATCGATGTTATCGATGAAGCAGGCGCTCGTGTAAGATTGAAGGCAACTACACATCCTCCGGATTTAAGGCATATAGAAAAAGAGATTGGAGATTTGGAGAAGCAGAAGGATGAATCTGTGGCATTACAAGATTTTGAAAGAGCAGCGAAGCTTCGAGATAAAGCAGACAAATTGAAAAAGAAAAAAAGTGACGTAGAAAAAGAGTGGCGTGAAAATTCTACGGAGGTAGACGGTACGGTAGATGAGGCTATAATTACAGAAGTCGTCTCAACTATGACTGGCATACCTCTCAAACGTATGGAGGCTAAAGAAGCAAAGAAATTGCTTAATCTTGAGGAAGAACTTCGAAAAACGGTAATTGGACAGGAGAATGCTATAACAGCAGTAGCAAAGGCAGTGAGAAGGTCAAGGGCAGGTTTACAGAACCCAAACAGACCAAGCGCCAGCTTTATCTTCATAGGACCATCTGGAGTTGGTAAAACTCTGCTTTCAAAAGCATTGGCTAAATCTTTGTTTGGAGAAGAAGAGTCGCTGATTCAAATAGACATGTCCGAGTACATGGAGAAACATAATGTATCACGATTGATAGGCGCACCTCCGGGTTATGTCGGCTTTGAAGAGGGAGGGCAGTTAACTGAGAAAATTAGAAGACGACCTTATGCGGTGGTGCTTCTGGACGAAATAGAAAAGGCCCATTCAGATGTGTTTAACATGTTGTTACAGGTTATGGAGGAAGGCAAATTAACAGACAGCTTTGGGCGTCATATTGATTTTAGAAACGTAATCATAATTATGACTTCAAACATTGGTAGTGATATAATTAAAAACACATCGTCACTTGGATTCAAAAATGCAACCGGTGAACAATCTTATGAAGCGGTTCGAGAGCAACTTTTAGAAGCGGTTGAAAAGCATTTCCGCCCGGAGTTTATTAACAGGATAAACGATATCGCAGTATTTAAAGATCTTGCAAAAGAGGATTTGAGAAAGATTGTCGCAATTGAATTAGAAAGCATACGTTCAAGGCTTGATAACTATAACATAACTCTTACAATAACGCAGGAAGCATCTGATTTCCTTATTGACAAAAGCCATAAACCAAATTATGGAGCAAGACCACTACATCGATCCATAGAACGTTTAATAGAAGACCCTCTCTCTGAAGAAATCTTAAAAGGTAAGTTTAAAGATGGTGATTCTATAGAGGTTAAATTAGGTGAAAATGAATTGCTTTTTGAGGAAGTGACGGTTAAGGAAGAGTTAGTTGCAAGTGGTTTAGACAGTAAATAA
- a CDS encoding SHOCT domain-containing protein, which produces MSFKHILLFFVLSITIGCTNLDLNSFIKDNQVKGQSDNLYNQGKTYIRLEEVKSTKGSAKTFLEHPKYLNKDTLSSALASIYFKEKALTGLSKEKNVFLESELLNLAPHITDAFTKASPSQYILVCSNYTKGKRFMKSELYTIFGLFIIKDKLNVVFSRIHYEELEDKNSDDTIILNRNETTFIDPFSIRKNPFWRLIPRPDQKFRKGHENWLIIDLKEDAFVKKEDYGKKATLTEEPEVANPGETISNSPTQVVLPRMSIKDQLLELKELESSGLITRKDYELRKALILGQKQEKSIKDKFNDLRKLKEAGFISDTDYDHKKRDLLEEHDDGEKKKNIKDILAVYLELRDEGFITDEDYDYKKKKLLKEF; this is translated from the coding sequence ATGAGTTTTAAACATATTTTATTATTTTTTGTTTTATCTATAACAATTGGCTGCACAAATCTGGATTTGAATTCTTTTATCAAGGATAATCAAGTTAAAGGCCAGAGCGACAATTTATATAATCAAGGCAAGACGTATATAAGGCTTGAAGAAGTAAAAAGTACTAAGGGCTCTGCAAAGACATTTCTTGAACATCCCAAATATTTGAACAAAGATACGTTGTCAAGCGCCCTTGCATCTATTTATTTTAAAGAAAAAGCCCTTACCGGTTTAAGTAAAGAAAAGAATGTGTTTCTGGAGAGTGAATTATTGAATTTAGCACCCCACATAACAGATGCTTTTACAAAGGCATCTCCATCGCAATACATATTAGTTTGTTCAAACTACACTAAAGGGAAACGTTTCATGAAATCGGAATTATACACCATTTTCGGATTATTCATCATTAAGGATAAATTAAATGTTGTGTTCTCAAGAATACATTATGAAGAGCTGGAAGATAAAAATTCAGATGATACAATAATATTAAATAGAAATGAAACTACATTTATTGATCCTTTCAGTATAAGGAAAAACCCATTCTGGCGATTAATTCCGCGTCCTGACCAGAAATTTAGGAAAGGGCATGAAAATTGGTTAATTATAGATTTAAAGGAAGATGCTTTTGTAAAAAAAGAAGACTATGGGAAAAAAGCAACACTTACTGAAGAGCCAGAAGTAGCTAATCCCGGTGAAACCATTTCAAATAGCCCCACTCAAGTGGTACTACCAAGAATGAGTATTAAAGACCAGCTTCTCGAGCTGAAAGAACTGGAATCTTCCGGACTTATTACCAGAAAAGACTATGAACTCAGAAAGGCATTGATCCTTGGCCAGAAACAGGAAAAGAGTATAAAAGATAAATTTAATGATCTTCGCAAGCTGAAAGAGGCCGGATTTATCAGTGATACCGATTACGATCATAAGAAAAGAGACCTGCTGGAAGAGCATGATGACGGTGAAAAGAAAAAGAATATTAAAGATATCTTGGCCGTATATCTGGAATTGAGGGATGAAGGTTTCATAACTGACGAAGATTACGACTACAAAAAAAAGAAATTATTGAAAGAATTTTAA